One Bombus pyrosoma isolate SC7728 linkage group LG11, ASM1482585v1, whole genome shotgun sequence DNA segment encodes these proteins:
- the LOC122572365 gene encoding galactose mutarotase-like translates to MSVAETFIEEDGFGLVPRPDRNKYNKSFEIVRRYTMTNKHKASVQLISWGAGIQAIKVPNQSGILGDVVLGFDDMEGYLKNRYIGSIIGRVVNRISCAKMRIENKIYCLSPNDKNGIDHFNGGFVGFDNVNWNSCIMKKHVVMSHVSPAKYEGYPGDMLTQIKYSWTDDNQLLMNIRATATQPTPVNIASNCLMNLAGHAAGSRELKKHLISLNADSWTPADIRNNLPTDAIYPVDRTVFDLRLPTQLTKRRLYIVPGGGYNQNLCINSPSSWSYRFHARIIHPGSGRTLEVYSNHPGLQFSTGNDLPDPDCNYPPDFEDYCDCTDNEPKIKEQRKEIWGKDGVRYQRHGGFILSPQNYPDAVNISNFPSCILYPGQVYAHDVTYKFGLLSENLDMPT, encoded by the exons ATGTCCGTAGCGGAAACATTTATCGAGGAAGATGGTTTTGGGCTCGTTCCCAGGCCAgatcgtaataaatataataaatcattcgAAATTGTTAGAAG ATACACAATGACGAACAAACACAAAGCATCGGTGCAGTTGATATCTTGGGGCGCTGGTATTCAAGCTATTAAAGTTCCAAATCAGTCAGGAATTTTAGGTGATGTTGTTTTAGGATTCGACGATATGGagg GTTATTTGAAGAACAGGTACATAGGAAGCATAATCGGACGAGTGGTGAATCGCATTTCTTGTGCCAAAATGAGGATTGAAAATAAGATTTACTGTTTATCTCCGAATGATAAAAATGGCATTGACCATTTCAACGGTGGCTTCGTTGGATTTGATAATGTTAATTGGAATTCTTGCATAATGAAGAAGCATGTG GTTATGTCTCACGTAAGTCCAGCAAAATACGAAGGATACCCAGGGGATATGTTAACGCAGATTAAATACTCTTGGACCGACGATAATCAACTTCTTATGAATATTCGTGCTACTGCTACGCAACCAACCCCTGTTAACATTGCTTCTAATTGTTTGATGAATCTCGCTGGTCAT GCTGCTGGTTCACGCGAATTGAAGAAACATCTAATTTCGTTGAACGCAGATAGCTGGACACCTGCGGATATTAGGAACAATCTGCCGACAGATGCTATATATCCAGTTGATCGTACAGTGTTCGACCTACGTTTACCGACTCAGTTAACCAAGAGGCGGCTTTACATCGTACCAGGGGGTGGTTACAATCAAAATCTCTGCATAAATAGTCCCAGCAGTTGGTCTTACCGATTTCACGCTAG AATAATTCACCCTGGTTCAGGAAGAACTTTAGAAGTATATTCGAATCATCCAGGACTACAATTTTCCACCGGAAACGATTTGCCAGATCCTGATTGTAATTATCCACCTGATTTTGAGGATTACTGCGATTGCACGGATAAT GAgccgaaaataaaagagcaacGGAAAGAAATTTGGGGGAAGGATGGTGTACGATATCAAAGGCACGGTGGGTTTATTTTGTCGCCACAAAACTATCCCGATGCGGTCAATATAAGCAATTTTCCTTCTTGCATACTTTATCCTGGCCAGGTTTACGCacacgatgtaacatataagtTTGGTTTATTGTCAGAAAATTTAGACATGCCCACTTGA
- the LOC122572364 gene encoding fibrillin-2-like, translated as MTPPAKMPNVALILATWLLLIVPRDVSSTGQRYTTSPTQDLDNTLQSVPPVGPNVCRSRYKNYCCPGWSKKPETGLCVIPVCVRRCGPLGRCIRPNICLCEGGTVSSSCSSSQTKVTTHETGNALDRGESGRCRVHCINGNCVDGKCQCRNGYQGEFCNEPICREPCLNQGRCIGPDRCACIYGYTGRRCETDYRTGPCYTKVKNGQCLANLQGVVCTRQLCCATVGKGWGHPCERCPARLDCELGHLKTNQGQCVDINECEAIPGLCEGGKCVNTPGSFTCECPDGQARDPETNSCKDRDECQEEGICADGRCINTNGGYYCLCNPGFIQSQDRRFCIDGRQGLCYTSVNRNGQCKNRLSMRLSKKDCCCGKNMGRGWGDECYICPNHGSDDYNRLCLQQLQPIIAINECALRPDICGNGKCIDTKDGYECACYPGFTKKAGRCEDVDECLLGYCQGGTCQNYEGSFTCECPPGFVVSGEGRYCTDHDECQDTGMCNNGHCINMNGSFKCKCNDGYTLSPTKNTCIDINECADNPRICLNGRCENTPGSYHCICQSGFTASRDNTFCVDMDECSTSGMCENGKCVNMEGSFKCVCDSGFRIGPDQSHCIDIDECLSGPCQNGRCTNTPGSFRCECYSGLNLGPDGRSCLDTRRDLCYSQYRDGQCSNPTSTAVTKSSCCCCTVILGQPMGWGSTCQPCPLPGTSEFDSLCPHGAGMTYNGDDINECAQNPNICVNGGCENLMGTYRCICDSGYEVDATGKVCSDINECELEESLCSGGQCRNIPGSFQCVCPTGTRFNTGNHMCEDIDECEELGPDVCLNGICVNVPGSYECECSPGYILDHTGHICMDNRRGSCWTKMIDGRCEYNLPRLALKSECCCSVGVAWGSPCELCDRSICECSKGYAKFGGKDCVDVNECELNSGICKGGGTCVNTDGSYRCECPPGLTLDATHITCIDTRQETCYLDYRHGQCTNAIEGQFSKSLCCCSVGRAWGSERCESCPKPGTHAHQELCPRGDGFTDKQDINECIEFPGMCLNGRCKNTVGSFSCKCNQGFALDEHGIKCNDIDECEIMHGVCGNGTCRNTPGNFQCDCNPGYRSSDIMKICMDINECEEIPGLCRGGTCINTEGSFKCQCPPGHELSPDKQSCKDIDECSRTSGICSNGVCENMMGTYQCICDDGYQQTGLKSHCEDINECATNNGGCEDICLNMPGSFSCSCSTGFALNLDGRSCVDIDECKENPRICNGGKCSNIAGGYICTCTDGLIPGKDSASCIDVDECTTRPNICGYGECYNTIGSYNCRCEEGYSVKPDQGPGCTDDDECLLNAYSCSEFAECQNTQGSYECTCHEGFVGNGVECRDINECLTNNGGCDSNAQCINTEGSFKCVCDAGFRGDGYACKDIDECANDNTLCENGHCLNYPGSFRCECEMGFMHPDENNEQTCVDINECEMFSNLCVFGRCENIFGMFRCECNEGYKLDGSGGNCTDIDECENPQSCQYGTCINTQGKYICKCPPYYELVEAGNACVDRRKSMCFTGFEHGTGKPQCIFDVASSVTKATCCCSIGNAWGNRCEECPRPGTKEFEELCPGGSGYRPNQETVILEDINECEEHENICQNGHCTNTFGSFMCSCNEGFILDDTKTSCIDIDECALHPQICGVGRCINDQGKYHCECPEGYMAMPGGKECVDMRKESCYLNYEDGQCFNSMMQPQTKMLCCCSMGAAWGSPCEKCPADRTREHDILCGMVPGQIMNPITNHTEEIDECALMPTMCTHGRCMNTPGSFECQCDRGYVYDQDSHQCIDENECLQIPNPCSGNAQCINKQGYFECVCPAGYKLGLSQRDCVDIDECYERPGICNNGACNNLQGSFQCVCRLGFALTRDRDNCVDIDECQRNPNICNNGTCVNTLGSYKCICYQGFKLSPNNDCADIDECRIMPFLCRNGRCRNTIGAFNCECADGYVLAQDGQHCRDIDECHEIPGLCPSPGKCQNLMGSYICNCPPGYELDHTRKKCVDVDECEETQGICENGRCINTEGGVICECPVGYKLSDKPNSMRCIDVREELCYDRYIRHGARCSSPRTGAMTKKHCCCTMGKAWGKYCEECPPEDSEEFKRLCPEGPGRDDTGIDLNECLFMPDACVGGECINTDGSFRCECPSGYVLDASGRRCIDNNECLSQQNICGNGTCTNIDGGFECSCNEGFTPGVNQVCEDVNECLEIGNQCAFRCHNAPGSFRCICPYGYTLAPDGRHCIDVDECATPANSCKYQCKNLIGSFMCICPPGYQQIGMADECKDIDECAINSGLCRNGRCVNLEASYQCLCYDGFEQSPDGKSCIDRRIGYCFLQTIAGRCTTRASDVKTVTKADCCCTMGAAWGPYCEICPSKDSDNYNELCLDKGFSIDGQDIDECKTIPDLCRNGLCINTLGSYRCVCNKGYKADKSGTQCVDINECELTPRPCKYNCQNTEGSFICSCPAGFILNPDGVSCRDLDECATGNHLCQQNCINTQGSYTCGCQEGYTQDGDACHDINECDQAGTCPKPGTCINTLGSFRCICPRGFKLDQSGRICVDQNECADDTACEHGCQNFMGSYRCGCPEGFVQHLYYNQCIDENECNTSPCGDNTCINTIGSYKCGCPDGYQFDSNLQICVQVSAGCIGSPCAFGCTPNGANGFICGCPTGYQRIGQGHCLSTINPLSQGHYGEDISNAPTFVINPDPYHIPPADDKTISTEGCFSCKVNGKGRHRRDSRSKSMDQELSARRNEIIKRRFARSAKRHHHGEEHVLKISLRQTRHRMRIIKLQPAVKDEDMEYTIVKGNNDNHFEIVNEHGISALHFRNRLKEPGQFRLVIHGRPRNGISEENEVWERPLTFRVHLIVTE; from the exons ATGACGCCACCCGCCAAAATGCCGAACGTGGCGTTGATCCTTGCTACCTGGTTACTGCTGATCGTTCCTCGAGATGTGTCGAGCACGGGACAACGATACACCACCAGCCCGACCCAGGATCTGGATAACACTTTGCAATCGGTGCCGCCTGTCGG GCCGAACGTGTGCAGGTCAAGATACAAGAATTACTGTTGCCCCGGTTGGTCAAAGAAGCCTGAGACCGGCCTCTGCGTAATTC CTGTATGCGTTAGACGATGCGGCCCACTGGGTAGATGCATCAGGCCGAATATTTGCTTGTGCGAGGGTGGCACAGTATCTTCGTCTTGCAGCAGCAGTCAAACCAAAG TTACTACACACGAAACTGGCAACGCGTTAGATAGGGGTGAGTCTGGAAGATGCAGGGTGCATTGTATAAATGGCAACTGCGTGGATGGCAAATGTCAGTGTCGTAATGGATATCAGGGCGAATTTTGTAACGAAC CAATTTGTCGAGAGCCATGCTTGAACCAAGGAAGATGTATTGGTCCAGATCGTTGTGCATGTATCTACGGTTATACCGGTAGACGATGTGAAACAGATTATAG AACTGGGCCGTGTTACACGAAAGTGAAAAATGGACAGTGTTTGGCAAATCTGCAGGGTGTCGTTTGCACGCGACAGTTGTGCTGCGCCACCGTGGGCAAGGGCTGGGGTCACCCTTGCGAAAGATGTCCCGCCCGACTCGACTGCGAGCTGGGTCACTTGAAGACTAACCAAGGCCAGTGTGTTG ATATCAATGAATGTGAGGCGATACCAGGCTTATGCGAGGGTGGCAAGTGCGTGAACACACCCGGCTCATTTACCTGCGAGTGTCCCGATGGTCAGGCCAGAGATCCCGAGACCAACTCTTGCAAAGATAGAGACGAATGTCAAGAAGAAGGAATCTGCGCAGATGGACGATGCATAAACACGAACGGTGGCTATTATTGCCTTTGTAATCCAGGATTTATCCAGAGCCAAGACCGAAGATTCTGTATCG ATGGAAGACAAGGTCTGTGTTACACGTCCGTGAACAGAAACGGGCAATGCAAGAATCGGCTTTCAATGAGGCTGAGCAAGAAGGATTGTTGCTGCGGCAAGAACATGGGACGTGGCTGGGGTGACGAGTGCTACATCTGTCCGAATCACGGAAGTG ACGATTACAACAGGCTTTGCTTGCAACAACTGCAGCCGATCATCGCGATAAACGAGTGCGCGCTGAGACCGGACATTTGCGGAAACGGGAAGTGTATAGACACAAAGGACGGATACGAGTGCGCCTGTTATCCTGGATTCACGAAGAAGGCTGGCAGATGCGAGGACGTTGACGAGTGTCTGTTGGGATATTGCCAAGGTGGTACTTGTCAGAATTACGAAGGAAGCTTCACGTGCGAGTGCCCGCCAGGATTCGTCGTTTCTGGTGAAGGCAGATACTGCACGG ATCACGATGAATGTCAGGACACCGGAATGTGCAATAATGGACATTGCATCAATATGAATGGATCTTTCAAATGCAAGTGCAACGATGGTTACACTTTATCTCCTACAAAAAATACTTGCATCG ATATCAATGAATGTGCCGACAATCCAAGAATCTGTTTAAACGGTCGATGTGAAAACACCCCAGGATCGTATCATTGTATTTGTCAATCTGGATTTACTGCCTCTCGAGACAATACGTTCTGCGTAGACATGGATGAGTGTTCAACAAGTGGAATGTGTGAGAATGGAAAATGCGTGAATATGGAGGGATCCTTCAAATGTGTCTGCGATTCTGGCTTCCGAATTGGACCAGACCAGAGTCACTGCATCG ACATCGACGAATGCTTGAGTGGCCCATGCCAAAATGGTCGCTGCACCAATACTCCTGGTAGCTTCCGATGTGAATGTTATTCTGGATTGAATCTGGGACCAGATGGAAGATCTTGTTTAG ATACGAGGAGAGACCTATGCTATTCCCAGTACAGAGACGGACAATGCTCGAATCCTACATCGACAGCAGTAACAAAATCAAGTTGCTGCTGTTGTACTGTAATATTAGGACAACCTATGGGCTGGGGAAGCACATGTCAACCCTGTCCACTCCCGGGTACCAGCGAATTCGACTCTTTGTGTCCACATGGCGCAGGAATGACTTACAATGGAGATg ATATCAACGAGTGCGCACAGAATCCGAATATCTGTGTGAACGGTGGCTGCGAGAATCTTATGGGAACCTATCGTTGCATCTGCGACAGTGGTTACGAGGTAGATGCTACAGGAAAAGTTTGCAGCGATATAAACGAATGTGAATTGGAGGAGTCATTGTGCAGTGGTGGTCAATGTCGAAACATCCCTGGGAGCTTCCAG TGTGTTTGCCCAACTGGCACGAGATTCAACACGGGCAACCATATGTGTGAGGACATCGACGAGTGCGAGGAACTTGGACCAGATGTTTGTTTGAACGGAATCTGTGTAAATGTTCCGGGTTCCTACGAATGCGAGTGTTCTCCTGGATACATTCTGGATCACACTGGTCACATTTGCATgg ACAACAGGAGAGGTTCCTGCTGGACCAAGATGATAGATGGTCGATGCGAGTACAATTTGCCCAGACTGGCACTGAAATCTGAGTGCTGCTGCTCGGTGGGTGTAGCCTGGGGAAGCCCGTGCGAACTCTGCGACCGTTCAATCTGCGAATGTTCTAAGGGTTACGCGAAATTCGGCGGGAAAGACTGCGTGGACGTAAACGAATGCGAATTAAACAGTGGTATCTGCAAAGGTGGAGGCACGTGCGTGAACACCGATGGATCTTATCGTTGCGAATGCCCTCCTGGTTTAACTTTAGATGCAACGC ATATCACTTGCATAGACACGAGGCAAGAGACTTGTTATTTGGACTATCGCCATGGACAATGCACAAATGCGATAGAAGGACAATTTTCTAAGAGTCTCTGTTGCTGTTCTGTGGGTCGTGCATGGGGTAGCGAAAGATGCGAATCCTGTCCAAAACCAGGCACCCACGCGCATCAAGAACTATGCCCAAGAGGAGACGGTTTCACAGACAAACAGGATATCAACGAATGTATCGAGTTTCCTGGAATGTGTCTAAACGGAAGATGCAAGAACACGGTTGGCAGTTTCAGTTGCAAGTGTAACCAGGGTTTTGCATTGGACGAACATGGAATTAAATGTAACG ACATCGATGAATGCGAGATCATGCATGGAGTGTGCGGAAACGGGACCTGCAGAAATACGCCTGGCAATTTTCAATGTGATTGCAATCCTGGATATCGCAGCAgcgatataatgaaaatttgcatGG ATATAAACGAATGCGAGGAGATACCAGGACTGTGTCGAGGAGGAACCTGCATCAACACCGAGGGCAGCTTCAAATGTCAATGCCCGCCTGGTCACGAGCTGAGTCCTGACAAGCAGTCCTGCAAGGATATCGACGAGTGCTCGAGAACCAGTGGGATCTGTTCGAACGGCGTTTGCGAGAACATGATGGGCACTTATCAGTGCATATGCGACGATGGTTATCAGCAAACTGGATTGAAGTCTCACTGCGAAGACATAAACGAATGCGCTACCAACAACGGTGGCTGCGAGGACATCTGCCTGAACATGCCTGGAAGCTTTTCTTGTTCTTGCAg CACTGGATTCGCGTTGAATCTCGATGGTCGATCGTGCGTGGACATTGACGAATGTAAAGAAAACCCGCGAATCTGTAACGGGGGAAAATGCAGTAATATAGCTGGCGGCTACATATGTACTTGCACCGATGGATTAATTCCTGGCAAGGATAGTGCCTCTTGCATTG ATGTCGACGAGTGCACCACGCGGCCAAACATTTGTGGCTATGGTGAATGTTACAATACCATTGGTTCTTACAATTGTCGATGCGAAGAAGGATATTCGGTGAAGCCAGACCAAGGTCCAGGATGTACCGACGATGATGAATGTCTCTTAAACGCGTATTCCTGTAGCGAATTTGCGGAATGTCAGAACACACAAGGTTCATATGAGTGCACGTGTCATGAAGGTTTCGTAGGGAATGGGGTTGAGTGCAGAGATATCAATGAGTGTCTAACGAATAACGGAGGATGCGATTCTAATGCACAGTGTATAAATACCGAGGGATCCTTTAAG TGCGTCTGTGACGCTGGATTTAGAGGCGATGGCTATGCCTGCAAGGACATCGACGAATGCGCCAATGACAATACTCTCTGTGAAAATGGACACTGTCTCAATTACCCTGGATCATTTCGATGTGAATGTGAAATGGGCTTCATGCATCCTGACGAAAATAACGAGCAAACTTGTGTGGATATAAACGAGTGCGAGATGTTCAGTAATCTCTGTGTATTTGGGCGGTGTGAGAATATATTCGGTATGTTCCGCTGCGAGTGCAACGAAGGCTACAAGTTGGATGGTTCAGGTGGAAATTGTACAGATATCGATGAATGTGAGAATCCACAGTCGTGTCAGTATGGCACGTGCATAAATACTCagggaaaatatatttgcaagtGTCCGCCTTATTACGAGTTAGTCGAAGCTGGGAACGCCTGTGTAG atAGACGAAAATCAATGTGTTTCACCGGGTTCGAACACGGTACCGGAAAACCGCAGTGCATCTTCGACGTAGCTTCTTCAGTTACCAAAGCGACCTGTTGCTGCAGTATTGGCAACGCTTGGGGAAATCGCTGCGAGGAGTGTCCTCGCCCTGGAACCAAAGAATTCGAGGAATTATGTCCCGGTGGTTCCGGGTACAGACCCAATCAGGAGACTGTTATTTTAGAGGACATCAACGAATGCGAGGAACACGAGAATATTTGTCAGAATGGTCATTGTACTAATACTTTTGGTAGCTTTATGTGCTCCTGTAACGAGGGTTTTATTTTGGATGACACTAAAACCAGTTGTATAG ACATAGATGAATGTGCTTTGCATCCACAAATATGCGGAGTAGGTCGCTGCATCAACGATCAAGGAAAATATCATTGCGAATGTCCAGAAGGATATATGGCAATGCCAGGAGGAA AGGAATGTGTCGATATGAGAAAGGAATCGTGTTACCTAAATTACGAGGATGGTCAATGCTTCAATTCCATGATGCAACCACAAACGAAAATGTTGTGCTGCTGTTCCATGGGAGCTGCATGGGGAAGTCCTTGTGAGAAATGTCCAGCTGATAGAACTC GAGAGCACGACATTCTGTGTGGCATGGTACCAGGCCAAATAATGAATCCCATAACGAATCATACGGAAGAAATTGACGAGTGCGCCCTTATGCCAACAATGTGCACTCACGGTCGTTGCATGAATACTCCTGGCAGTTTTGAGTGCCAGTGTGATCGAGGATACGTGTATGATCAGGATTCGCATCAgtgtatcgatgaaaatgAATGTTTACAG ATTCCAAATCCTTGCAGTGGCAACGCGCAATGTATAAACAAGCAAGGTTACTTCGAATGCGTTTGCCCAGCAGGATACAAACTGGGCCTCAGCCAACGAGACTGTGTGGACATCGATGAGTGCTACGAACGACCCGGAATTTGCAACAACGGTGCATGTAACAACTTGCAAGGTAGCTTCCAGTGCGTCTGCCGTCTTGGTTTCGCATTAACGAGAGATAGAGATAACTGCGTGGACATCGACGAGTGTCAACGCAATCCGAATATTTGCAACAATGGAACTTGCGTAAATACACTTGGATCGTATAAATGCATCTGCTATCAAGGATTCAAGCTAAGCCCTAATAATGATTGCGCTg ACATCGACGAGTGTCGAATAATGCCATTCCTATGTCGCAATGGAAGATGTCGAAATACAATTGGCGCTTTCAACTGTGAATGTGCTGATGGCTATGTGTTGGCCCAAGATGGTCAGCACTGTAGAGACATCGACGAGTGTCACGAA ATTCCTGGACTCTGTCCGTCACCAGGAAAATGTCAGAACTTGATGGGATCGTACATATGCAACTGCCCTCCGGGTTACGAGTTGGATCACACGAGAAAGAAGTGCGTCG aTGTGGACGAATGTGAGGAGACGCAAGGAATTTGTGAAAACGGTCGCTGCATTAATACAGAAGGAGGAGTGATCTGTGAATGTCCTGTTGGATACAAACTAAGCGACAAACCAAATTCGATGCGGTGCATCGATGTCAGAGAGGAACTCTGTTACGATCGGTATATAAGACACGGTGCACGATGTTCTTCTCCTCGAACGGGCGCCATGACGAAAAAACATTGTTGTTGCACTATGGGAAAAGCGTGGGGGAAATACTGCGAAGAGTGTCCTCCAGAAGACAGCG aGGAATTCAAAAGGCTATGTCCGGAGGGACCAGGCAGAGATGACACAGGAATCGACTTGAACGAGTGTCTGTTCATGCCAGACGCCTGTGTCGGTGGCGAGTGTATCAACACTGATGGTTCCTTCCGGTGTGAGTGTCCCTCTGGATACGTATTAGATGCAAGTGGCAGGCGTTGCATTGATAATAACGAATGCTTGTCCCAACAAAATATCTGTGGCAATGGAACGTGCACGAATATTGACGGTGGTTTCGAGTGTTCCTGTAACGAAGGATTCACTCCTGGAGTAAATCAAGTTTGCGAAGATGTGAACGAGTGTCTGGAAATCGGCAACCAGTGCGCGTTCCGGTGTCACAATGCGCCTGGTTCTTTCAGGTGCATTTGTCCTTATGGTTACACTTTGGCTCCCGATGGACGACATTGTATAg ACGTGGACGAGTGCGCAACACCAGCGAATAGTTGCAAATATCAATGTAAGAATCTTATCGGTTCCTTTATGTGCATCTGTCCACCTGGATATCAACAAATCGGCATGGCTGACGAGTGTAAGGATATCGACGAATGTGCAATTAATTCAGGCCTATGTCGAAATGGTCGATGCGTCAATCTAGAGGCTAGTTATCAGTGTCTTTGCTACGATGGCTTTGAACAGAGTCCTGATGGAAAATCTTGCAtag ATCGCAGGATAGGTTACTGTTTCTTGCAAACGATCGCTGGCAGATGCACCACAAGAGCTTCCGACGTAAAGACAGTGACAAAAGCAGACTGCTGTTGCACAATGGGCGCAGCTTGGGGCCCGTATTGCGAGATTTGTCCATCCAAAGATTCTGACAATTATAACGAACTCTGTTTGGACAAAGGTTTTTCAATAGACGGTCAAG atATCGATGAATGTAAAACGATTCCTGATTTGTGCAGAAACGGGTTGTGTATCAATACGCTTGGTTCTTATAGATGTGTATGTAATAAAGGTTACAAGGCTGATAAATCTGGAACCCAATGCGTTG ACATAAACGAGTGCGAGCTAACGCCAAGGCCATGCAAATACAATTGCCAGAACACGGAAGGAAGTTTCATTTGTTCCTGTCCTGCCGGTTTCATCTTAAATCCTGATGGCGTCAGTTGTAGAGATCTGGACGAATGTGCGACTGGAAATCATCTGTGCCAACAGAATTGTATCAACACTCAAGGCAGTTACACTTGTGGCTGCCAGGAAGGTTATACGCAAGATGGAGATGCTTGTCATG ATATAAACGAGTGCGACCAGGCTGGAACTTGTCCGAAACCGGGCACTTGTATCAATACTCTTGGCAGTTTCCGTTGTATTTGTCCGCGAGGATTCAAGCTTGATCAATCTGGGCGAATCTGCGTGGATCAGAACGAGTGCGCTGACGATACCGCGTGCGAACACGGTTGTCAg AACTTTATGGGAAGCTACCGTTGCGGATGTCCCGAAGGATTCGTTCAACACCTTTACTATAATCAGTGCATTGACGAAAACGAATGTAACACATCCCCATGTGGGGACAACACTTGCATCAACACGATTGGTAGCTATAAATGTGGCTGCCCCGATGGTTACCAGTTCGATAGTAATTTGCAAATATGTGTTCAG GTTAGCGCCGGGTGCATCGGAAGTCCTTGCGCCTTTGGATGCACTCCCAATGGAGCAAACGGTTTCATATGTGGATGTCCCACTGGATATCAACGAATTGGACAg GGTCATTGTCTGTCGACGATAAACCCACTATCGCAAGGACATTACGGCGAAGATATTAGCAACGCGCCCACTTTCGTGATAAATCCAGATCCTTATCACATACCACCTGCGGATGATAAAACTATATCGACAGAAGGTTGCTTCTCTTGCAAG GTCAATGGCAAAGGAAGACACAGAAGAGACTCACGATCGAAATCAATGGACCAAGAATTGAGTgcacgaagaaacgaaattataaagAGGCGGTTCGCCAGATCAGCGAAAAGGCACCATCATGGCGAGGAACATGTTCTTAAGATCAGTCTGAGACAGACCCGGCACCGAATGAGAATCATTAAATTGCAGCCGGCTGTCAAG GACGAAGACATGGAATACACGATAGTTAAAGGAAACAACGACAACCACTTCGAGATCGTGAACGAGCACGGAATATCGGCTCTTCACTTCCGTAATCGATTAAAGGAACCTGGTCAATTCCGATTGGTAATCCATGGACGTCCACGAAACGGCATCAGCGAGGAGAACGAGGTCTGGGAAAGGCCTCTGACCTTTAGAGTACACTTAATAGTAACCGAGTAA